ctgatgatagcctgacctcaggttgatctttgaaaagtagcttgccccttgcaattgatcgaacaggtcgtcgattctaggcaaaggatacctattcttgatagtgactttattaagctcacggtaatcgatgcacagacgcatcgatccatccttctttttgacaaacaagattggcgctccccaagagacgagctaggtctaataaaacctttagctaacagatcatccaattgcgtccttaactccttcatctccgttggtgccaacctatatggcgCTCTCGCTACAGGCGCCGCacccggaatgatgtcaattcgaaactccacttgcctatccggcggtaagccaggtagttcttccggaaacacttcagggtattccgaaatgacagggatatcttcaatcttcggctttggctcatcaacaataacctgtgccatgtaaatgacacaacctttctgcagacatctggatgccttgagcatggacacttgctcaggcaacccatgctgggtatctccttggatagtgagtgactcaccggacggagttttaactactacttgctttctgttgcacacaatctgggcttggttgtgtgacaaccaatccatacctatcactacatcaaaaccggctagcttaaagggaagtaaggataatggaaaagagtgattcctaatggatataacacatccatctaaaacggttgaggcggtttctatggttccatcagctaattccacctcatacttcacacttaaggcctttacaggcaattttaacaactcatagaatttattatctacaaaagacttatctgctccagagtcaaacaatactctagcaaaaacatcatttacaagaaaagtacctgtaataaCGTTGTTATCTtgaactgcttccttagcgtccatcttgaagactcttgcattggtcttctttccatcatcagttttcttagcgttctttgggcaattagacttaatgtgccccttctcgttgcaaccgtaACATGTTGCATCCTTCAGACCCTTACACTTCAAAGTCGTATGATCCGTagatttgcagattccacagggTCTCGTGAGGGACTGCGATTTCGACTCTAAGTGACACTTCCCAAAATGGTTTTTCTTACAGGTTTTGCATTTGGGCTTATCCCCTGATTGTTGCCACTCTCTcttaaatcccgaccctttcctgtggtcgttattccctcggtgtctcttctccgatctccgtgaggtatcgtcctcacgtttcctcttatTCTCTTCCGAGTTCTTAAGtgctctcaatctgactacatcctgggtgagagagagagatagatcagttactgatctgaacgttgtaggcctcgatgccttaacacTTGCCTTAATCTCaggtgccaaacccccaataaaacgggcaatCCTTTTCGGTTCTGGGGTTACCAGGTAGGGAACCATTCGAGATAGAGTATTGAAAGTGGTGAGGTATGCCTGACAGTCTAGATTCTTCATCACCAAGGATACGAAGTCTGACTCGATCCTTTCAACTTCATGTTGTGGGCAAAAATTTTCTTTAATAAGGGCTACGAACTGATCCCAAGACATACTGTAAAGTGTGGCCTTTCCGGCAGCTTGTAAGAGAGATTTCCACCACGCCAGTGCGTCCCCTTTGAATGATTGGGATAAGTACTTCACTACatcccgatcagcacacccgctgatatctacaactgtatccatttcgtctaaccaggtcatgcagtcgaccgctcccttctccccagtaaagtctctgggtttacatgagacgaagtatttatacgtacaggacttACTGTGCGATTCATGTTTCTGCTTGATCTCCTTTTTCGGGATACTGCTGTGGttagaggagtgattatcctcatcattCTTCTTTAGCTCGTCTTTCTTAGATGCATCCTTCTTAGAGAGTGGTTTggtatgagcctcagaatgatcCTTGGTCTTGGAATGTGGCGCGGACCGGGCCCTACTTCGGGTCCTATTTGGTTCACTATATTGCCTTTCAATGGCTttggcaacagcattttctactaatgcttgtagctccgcaccagttatatGTATTCTAGTGTTATCTGGTCCTTCCTCGGAGTGACTGTTTACTTCTTCAGACTTAGCCATGTGGTTTTAGgtgctacataaaagtaaggacaaggtctatttagaagcctaaacagtgttatcgttcttgacgatttattaaccatggtaaataaaagccatattagttaatttgttaatttCATTCAGGACTTTTTATTAGTTACTTTACCCTCGAATGAAATATAtgttggcacaataggcctagtcacttggacaaatTCTAAATTTGATTTTAGATTCTATAggattaaaattttaataattaaaacaatCAATCCTTTTCTTGGCAGGGGGTCTATAAACCACGGCtgtctttttgttttatatgacattaatTATAACCCGTAGGCATTATGTCtcaatcaaatatatatatatatatatatatagaatataaatttttggataatttaataaaagggtgacatgtgtgattttgcgGATCACACTAGCCAAGAAtgctaacatgtttacagatgttaacagagattgaatctttttaacaggttctaccatattggccaggtctttaatatgacattcaagctaggttttacctttttaagattcttattattaaaatggtaaattaaaataataattgctaTTTTTCATTTATTCGTATATTATATTtgtgcatataatttaaaaatgaaaaacttaaattaaccatttcaaatagaattaactaacaaaagtttgccctaaacgggacttttactcaaataacatacccacgcaggggctaatactaacaaacaaacccacgcaggggtcaaacagaaacaacatacccaccCAGGGGTAGAACAGAAAGGaaaaacatacccacgcaggggcagagtacagaaataaatgtcctcgcaTGGACATGATTAAATAACTAGCAAACAAAGGATTTAGTAGTCCTTCTTGCCTTTTCCCTTGATCAAAtccaccatcttcttaaacatcccACGATTATGCCGACGCTCTTCCCGTAACTCATGCCGCATCTCACGTCACACATCATTTATCCCttgaaggatttcttgaacttgtgGCGGCGACATCATCGGTGCCGGCGGTGGTATCTGATAttgcggtggttgaggaggctgcggctgctgataTCCATATGATGGGTATCCATAGGTCggttgtcccgtagcccagggacctccaaaagtaccTTCCGGATTGAGAGAGTTGTAGTTCGCAGCTACCCAGTAGGGATCCTCTGTATAGTTATaacctgggggaaaagtcggctcgaagggGTTATATGCGGCCGCGCTAGTATAAGCGGGGATTGGGTTCCCAAaatcctgtggtggtggtggcgcgatTGGCGCAGATGTTACCTTTGAGACGGGGTGtgaagattctcccatctctaGTTCTTCATGAAGTGGCGAGTatcggctgctacctgaatgtggaagggtgccgatgcgtattccccctcgtgtggacatccgtgcgttccTTCCTCTTCGCCtcggaggcggaggaggcaaaaccggaggtggtggcggcggtggagtGACCACGTTACACCAGAAATCCTCAGAGGGGtcctgctgctgctgtggctgctgctgaggctgctgctgggaGTGCAAGGGAGAGCTGTGATGCGACTGGTGCAggggagagttatggtaactaggggtaaatacccaatcatgctgcttgaatctctcctcaTAACTGTCGGGACCATGGTAAGGTGATCCCACAAACGGTGACCCATCTGaaatctcgatggggtggttcggtgttccggacggtggcatggaaggatcggtatcctcatcgatatccatctcgttgccacccggaaagtggtcttccggtccaagtgggttatgacccattGGTTCTCCCAAGTAATCATCAGGGTTGAACAGGCCCTGAAAGACAGGTGCTGGGTAATCAAAAGGTGATTGGTGGTTCTGGAGAGGTATGTAGGATTGatgggagttgtggggctcattttctgaatgaggcccaaaggagtgtgggacagaaggtgaggtactcagtgagtgCCT
The sequence above is drawn from the Helianthus annuus cultivar XRQ/B chromosome 12, HanXRQr2.0-SUNRISE, whole genome shotgun sequence genome and encodes:
- the LOC110892578 gene encoding extensin-like, with amino-acid sequence MGESSHPVSKVTSAPIAPPPPQDFGNPIPAYTSAAAYNPFEPTFPPGYNYTEDPYWVAANYNSLNPEGTFGGPWATGQPTYGYPSYGYQQPQPPQPPQYQIPPPAPMMSPPQVQEILQGINDV